One Triplophysa dalaica isolate WHDGS20190420 chromosome 11, ASM1584641v1, whole genome shotgun sequence genomic window carries:
- the cep68 gene encoding centrosomal protein of 68 kDa isoform X2: MALGVDKALSDTSSQMENTSFGRWKSRIPEFIRSGPREREGSRHACVHKAKDPDKELGGYKKTVTMAPVSRYMTDKNIYTMRKPLVFSTQCLKMPILKNSSTFEDSEKEPHISHKAEYPKAKENSPVKQSFKTFEADSYTFSPQMSREDLDTSMSISDLRHWSSDEEAIFNTSSNEHSLSSPPSAILSLAVPPVPKLISTPLSMSHSSSHTSSYTRSVKTRAVQMDRGKDSLHNTGPFHYHTKNSPHGHMSTNQANYWACAIPNSMPPSPDRRSSSWDPHKEYEALLDYTYPLRPNMANTWSSPESLLRSDSRLQDSGIELDHFYSSSILSGLDPSQVGTRRGRSSPATGRRSTELQDQSLNKLSRSKSSDGVLSRSLYSPLDQTGLSGDKLSLDCDRKLKVHYRSQEDWDEEFLRLPEQIQELNLLSQHLRDISAQMSKPVTTSWESLGSEDTSVSSPTVQMEKQGGGDEEISEDHLKFEDYSEESKETAARLQLVNQEVNRSNLREVEAIMDKLSRISMADLHIDHQDEKEPKESLMQHIQAFCSNLEKLIQWLYKVVEKVEILSPPAIELDSVKASLADYKSFQEEVNAHKPLTADVLQTGEMLLHCMNSASPFLEETLVLIERQSYTLETHSEYLFSSILSAMDSLTDPRSLEVSAGIS, encoded by the exons ATGGCCCTCGGAGTTGACAAGGCCTTATCAGACACCTCCTCTCAGATGGAGAACACAAGCTTTGGGAGATGGAAGTCGAGGATCCCAGAATTCATTCGCAGTGGTCCCAGGGAGAGAGAGGGGTCCAGGCATGCGTGTGTCCATAAGGCCAAAGATCCAGACAAAGAGCTAGGTGGCTACAAAAAGACAGTCACTATGGCACCTGTTTCCAGGTATATGACAGATAAAAACATCTACACCATGAGAAAACCATTGGTTTTCTCCACACAATGCCTGAAAATGCCCATTCTGAAGAATTCATCCACATTTGAAGATTCAGAGAAG GAACCTCATATCAGCCACAAAGCAGAATATCCAAAAGCAAAGGAAAACAGCCCAGTCAAACAGTCATTCAAAACCTTCGAAGCTGATTCTTATACATTCTCTCCACAAATGTCCAGGGAAGACCTGGATACCTCCATGAGTATATCGGACCTCAGGCATTGGTCAAGTGACGAGGAGGCTATCTTTAACACTTCATCCAACGAACACAGCCTGTCCAGTCCCCCTTCTGCTATTTTGAGCCTGGCAGTACCTCCAGTGCCAAAGTTGATATCCACTCCTCTAAGTATGTCCCACTCATCCAGCCATACATCTTCTTACACGAGAAGTGTTAAAACTAGAGCAGTTCAGATGGACCGTGGGAAAGATAGTCTCCATAACACAGGACCTTTCCATTATCACACTAAGAACTCTCCACATGGACATATGTCGACGAATCAGGCCAATTATTGGGCATGTGCCATTCCGAATTCTATGCCGCCCTCCCCAGACCGGAGATCCTCCAGCTGGGATCCTCATAAGGAATACGAGGCGCTCCTGGACTATACATACCCACTGAGACCCAACATGGCTAACacatggagttcaccagagtCTCTCTTGCGATCTGATTCACGCTTGCAAGATTCTGGCATTGAGTTGGACCACTTTTACAGCTCTTCCATCTTGTCCGGTTTGGATCCATCCCAGGTCGGGACTCGACGGGGAAGGTCTAGTCCAGCAACAGGCCGAAGGTCAACTGAACTCCAGGATCAAAGTCTAAACAAACTATCACGCTCGAAGTCATCAGATGGTGTCCTATCCAGAAGCTTGTACTCTCCACTGGACCAGACTGGTTTGTCAGGTGACAAACTGAGTCTAGACTGTGACAGGAAGCTGAAGGTTCATTACC GATCACAGGAGGATTGGGATGAAGAATTTCTTCGCCTGCCGGAACAGATACAAGAACTGAATTTACTTTCACAGCATCTGAGGGACATCAGTGCCCAGATGAGCAAGCCAGTCACCACCAGCTGGGAATCTTTGGGGAGTGAGGATACTTCGGTCAGTTCACCAACCGTTCAAATGGAAAAGCAAGGAGGAGGTGATGAAGAAATCTCAGAAGATCATCTCAAGTTTGAGGATTATTCAGAAGAGTCGAAGGAGACTGCTGCCAGACTGCAGCTGGTAAACCAAGAGGTGAACAGGAGCAATCTGAGGGAGGTGGAAGCTATCATGGATAAACTGAGCAGAATATCAATGGCTGATCTTCATATAGACCACCAGGATGAAAAGGAGCCCAAGGAGTCACTCATGCAGCACATACAG GCATTTTGTTCAAACTTAGAAAAGCTGATTCAGTGGCTGTACAAGGTGGTAGAGAAGGTAGAGATTCTTTCCCCACCCGCTATCGAATTAGACAGTGTCAAAGCCTCCTTGGCTGACTACAAG AGTTTTCAGGAAGAAGTCAACGCTCATAAGCCTCTTACGGCAGATGTTCTACAGACTGGAGAGATGCTTTTGCATTGCATGAACTCAGCATCTCCCT TTCTAGAGGAGACATTGGTGTTAATAGAGAGACAGTCTTATACACTGGAAACTCATTCGGAATATCTGTTTTCCTCTATTCTGTCAGCCATGGACAGCCTCACTGACCCCAGGAGTCTGGAGGTCTCAg CGGGGATTTCCTGA
- the cep68 gene encoding centrosomal protein of 68 kDa isoform X1 encodes MALGVDKALSDTSSQMENTSFGRWKSRIPEFIRSGPREREGSRHACVHKAKDPDKELGGYKKTVTMAPVSRYMTDKNIYTMRKPLVFSTQCLKMPILKNSSTFEDSEKEPHISHKAEYPKAKENSPVKQSFKTFEADSYTFSPQMSREDLDTSMSISDLRHWSSDEEAIFNTSSNEHSLSSPPSAILSLAVPPVPKLISTPLSMSHSSSHTSSYTRSVKTRAVQMDRGKDSLHNTGPFHYHTKNSPHGHMSTNQANYWACAIPNSMPPSPDRRSSSWDPHKEYEALLDYTYPLRPNMANTWSSPESLLRSDSRLQDSGIELDHFYSSSILSGLDPSQVGTRRGRSSPATGRRSTELQDQSLNKLSRSKSSDGVLSRSLYSPLDQTGLSGDKLSLDCDRKLKVHYRKSGVFSTFRSDPTFISSTCILPRPGSQEDWDEEFLRLPEQIQELNLLSQHLRDISAQMSKPVTTSWESLGSEDTSVSSPTVQMEKQGGGDEEISEDHLKFEDYSEESKETAARLQLVNQEVNRSNLREVEAIMDKLSRISMADLHIDHQDEKEPKESLMQHIQAFCSNLEKLIQWLYKVVEKVEILSPPAIELDSVKASLADYKSFQEEVNAHKPLTADVLQTGEMLLHCMNSASPFLEETLVLIERQSYTLETHSEYLFSSILSAMDSLTDPRSLEVSAGIS; translated from the exons ATGGCCCTCGGAGTTGACAAGGCCTTATCAGACACCTCCTCTCAGATGGAGAACACAAGCTTTGGGAGATGGAAGTCGAGGATCCCAGAATTCATTCGCAGTGGTCCCAGGGAGAGAGAGGGGTCCAGGCATGCGTGTGTCCATAAGGCCAAAGATCCAGACAAAGAGCTAGGTGGCTACAAAAAGACAGTCACTATGGCACCTGTTTCCAGGTATATGACAGATAAAAACATCTACACCATGAGAAAACCATTGGTTTTCTCCACACAATGCCTGAAAATGCCCATTCTGAAGAATTCATCCACATTTGAAGATTCAGAGAAG GAACCTCATATCAGCCACAAAGCAGAATATCCAAAAGCAAAGGAAAACAGCCCAGTCAAACAGTCATTCAAAACCTTCGAAGCTGATTCTTATACATTCTCTCCACAAATGTCCAGGGAAGACCTGGATACCTCCATGAGTATATCGGACCTCAGGCATTGGTCAAGTGACGAGGAGGCTATCTTTAACACTTCATCCAACGAACACAGCCTGTCCAGTCCCCCTTCTGCTATTTTGAGCCTGGCAGTACCTCCAGTGCCAAAGTTGATATCCACTCCTCTAAGTATGTCCCACTCATCCAGCCATACATCTTCTTACACGAGAAGTGTTAAAACTAGAGCAGTTCAGATGGACCGTGGGAAAGATAGTCTCCATAACACAGGACCTTTCCATTATCACACTAAGAACTCTCCACATGGACATATGTCGACGAATCAGGCCAATTATTGGGCATGTGCCATTCCGAATTCTATGCCGCCCTCCCCAGACCGGAGATCCTCCAGCTGGGATCCTCATAAGGAATACGAGGCGCTCCTGGACTATACATACCCACTGAGACCCAACATGGCTAACacatggagttcaccagagtCTCTCTTGCGATCTGATTCACGCTTGCAAGATTCTGGCATTGAGTTGGACCACTTTTACAGCTCTTCCATCTTGTCCGGTTTGGATCCATCCCAGGTCGGGACTCGACGGGGAAGGTCTAGTCCAGCAACAGGCCGAAGGTCAACTGAACTCCAGGATCAAAGTCTAAACAAACTATCACGCTCGAAGTCATCAGATGGTGTCCTATCCAGAAGCTTGTACTCTCCACTGGACCAGACTGGTTTGTCAGGTGACAAACTGAGTCTAGACTGTGACAGGAAGCTGAAGGTTCATTACCGTAAGTCTGGTGTGTTCTCTACCTTCAGGTCTGACCCCACATTTATAAGTTCAACATGTATCCTTCCCCGTCCAGGATCACAGGAGGATTGGGATGAAGAATTTCTTCGCCTGCCGGAACAGATACAAGAACTGAATTTACTTTCACAGCATCTGAGGGACATCAGTGCCCAGATGAGCAAGCCAGTCACCACCAGCTGGGAATCTTTGGGGAGTGAGGATACTTCGGTCAGTTCACCAACCGTTCAAATGGAAAAGCAAGGAGGAGGTGATGAAGAAATCTCAGAAGATCATCTCAAGTTTGAGGATTATTCAGAAGAGTCGAAGGAGACTGCTGCCAGACTGCAGCTGGTAAACCAAGAGGTGAACAGGAGCAATCTGAGGGAGGTGGAAGCTATCATGGATAAACTGAGCAGAATATCAATGGCTGATCTTCATATAGACCACCAGGATGAAAAGGAGCCCAAGGAGTCACTCATGCAGCACATACAG GCATTTTGTTCAAACTTAGAAAAGCTGATTCAGTGGCTGTACAAGGTGGTAGAGAAGGTAGAGATTCTTTCCCCACCCGCTATCGAATTAGACAGTGTCAAAGCCTCCTTGGCTGACTACAAG AGTTTTCAGGAAGAAGTCAACGCTCATAAGCCTCTTACGGCAGATGTTCTACAGACTGGAGAGATGCTTTTGCATTGCATGAACTCAGCATCTCCCT TTCTAGAGGAGACATTGGTGTTAATAGAGAGACAGTCTTATACACTGGAAACTCATTCGGAATATCTGTTTTCCTCTATTCTGTCAGCCATGGACAGCCTCACTGACCCCAGGAGTCTGGAGGTCTCAg CGGGGATTTCCTGA
- the cep68 gene encoding centrosomal protein of 68 kDa isoform X3, whose amino-acid sequence MALGVDKALSDTSSQMENTSFGRWKSRIPEFIRSGPREREGSRHACVHKAKDPDKELGGYKKTVTMAPVSRYMTDKNIYTMRKPLVFSTQCLKMPILKNSSTFEDSEKEPHISHKAEYPKAKENSPVKQSFKTFEADSYTFSPQMSREDLDTSMSISDLRHWSSDEEAIFNTSSNEHSLSSPPSAILSLAVPPVPKLISTPLSMSHSSSHTSSYTRSVKTRAVQMDRGKDSLHNTGPFHYHTKNSPHGHMSTNQANYWACAIPNSMPPSPDRRSSSWDPHKEYEALLDYTYPLRPNMANTWSSPESLLRSDSRLQDSGIELDHFYSSSILSGLDPSQVGTRRGRSSPATGRRSTELQDQSLNKLSRSKSSDGVLSRSLYSPLDQTGLSGDKLSLDCDRKLKVHYRKSGVFSTFRSDPTFISSTCILPRPGSQEDWDEEFLRLPEQIQELNLLSQHLRDISAQMSKPVTTSWESLGSEDTSVSSPTVQMEKQGGGDEEISEDHLKFEDYSEESKETAARLQLVNQEVNRSNLREVEAIMDKLSRISMADLHIDHQDEKEPKESLMQHIQAFCSNLEKLIQWLYKVVEKVEILSPPAIELDSVKASLADYKSFQEEVNAHKPLTADVLQTGEMLLHCMNSASPSMDSLTDPRSLEVSAGIS is encoded by the exons ATGGCCCTCGGAGTTGACAAGGCCTTATCAGACACCTCCTCTCAGATGGAGAACACAAGCTTTGGGAGATGGAAGTCGAGGATCCCAGAATTCATTCGCAGTGGTCCCAGGGAGAGAGAGGGGTCCAGGCATGCGTGTGTCCATAAGGCCAAAGATCCAGACAAAGAGCTAGGTGGCTACAAAAAGACAGTCACTATGGCACCTGTTTCCAGGTATATGACAGATAAAAACATCTACACCATGAGAAAACCATTGGTTTTCTCCACACAATGCCTGAAAATGCCCATTCTGAAGAATTCATCCACATTTGAAGATTCAGAGAAG GAACCTCATATCAGCCACAAAGCAGAATATCCAAAAGCAAAGGAAAACAGCCCAGTCAAACAGTCATTCAAAACCTTCGAAGCTGATTCTTATACATTCTCTCCACAAATGTCCAGGGAAGACCTGGATACCTCCATGAGTATATCGGACCTCAGGCATTGGTCAAGTGACGAGGAGGCTATCTTTAACACTTCATCCAACGAACACAGCCTGTCCAGTCCCCCTTCTGCTATTTTGAGCCTGGCAGTACCTCCAGTGCCAAAGTTGATATCCACTCCTCTAAGTATGTCCCACTCATCCAGCCATACATCTTCTTACACGAGAAGTGTTAAAACTAGAGCAGTTCAGATGGACCGTGGGAAAGATAGTCTCCATAACACAGGACCTTTCCATTATCACACTAAGAACTCTCCACATGGACATATGTCGACGAATCAGGCCAATTATTGGGCATGTGCCATTCCGAATTCTATGCCGCCCTCCCCAGACCGGAGATCCTCCAGCTGGGATCCTCATAAGGAATACGAGGCGCTCCTGGACTATACATACCCACTGAGACCCAACATGGCTAACacatggagttcaccagagtCTCTCTTGCGATCTGATTCACGCTTGCAAGATTCTGGCATTGAGTTGGACCACTTTTACAGCTCTTCCATCTTGTCCGGTTTGGATCCATCCCAGGTCGGGACTCGACGGGGAAGGTCTAGTCCAGCAACAGGCCGAAGGTCAACTGAACTCCAGGATCAAAGTCTAAACAAACTATCACGCTCGAAGTCATCAGATGGTGTCCTATCCAGAAGCTTGTACTCTCCACTGGACCAGACTGGTTTGTCAGGTGACAAACTGAGTCTAGACTGTGACAGGAAGCTGAAGGTTCATTACCGTAAGTCTGGTGTGTTCTCTACCTTCAGGTCTGACCCCACATTTATAAGTTCAACATGTATCCTTCCCCGTCCAGGATCACAGGAGGATTGGGATGAAGAATTTCTTCGCCTGCCGGAACAGATACAAGAACTGAATTTACTTTCACAGCATCTGAGGGACATCAGTGCCCAGATGAGCAAGCCAGTCACCACCAGCTGGGAATCTTTGGGGAGTGAGGATACTTCGGTCAGTTCACCAACCGTTCAAATGGAAAAGCAAGGAGGAGGTGATGAAGAAATCTCAGAAGATCATCTCAAGTTTGAGGATTATTCAGAAGAGTCGAAGGAGACTGCTGCCAGACTGCAGCTGGTAAACCAAGAGGTGAACAGGAGCAATCTGAGGGAGGTGGAAGCTATCATGGATAAACTGAGCAGAATATCAATGGCTGATCTTCATATAGACCACCAGGATGAAAAGGAGCCCAAGGAGTCACTCATGCAGCACATACAG GCATTTTGTTCAAACTTAGAAAAGCTGATTCAGTGGCTGTACAAGGTGGTAGAGAAGGTAGAGATTCTTTCCCCACCCGCTATCGAATTAGACAGTGTCAAAGCCTCCTTGGCTGACTACAAG AGTTTTCAGGAAGAAGTCAACGCTCATAAGCCTCTTACGGCAGATGTTCTACAGACTGGAGAGATGCTTTTGCATTGCATGAACTCAGCATCTCCCT CCATGGACAGCCTCACTGACCCCAGGAGTCTGGAGGTCTCAg CGGGGATTTCCTGA
- the rab1ab gene encoding ras-related protein Rab-1A produces the protein MNPEYDYLFKLLLIGDSGVGKSCLLLRFADDTYTESYISTIGVDFKIRTIELDGKTIKLQIWDTAGQERFRTITSSYYRGAHGIIVVYDVTDQESFNNVKQWLQEIDRYASENVNKLLVGNKCDLTTKKVVDYTTAKEFADSLGIPFLETSAKNATNVEQAFMTMAAEIKKRMGPGATTGGAEKSNVKIQSTPVKPASGGCC, from the exons ATGAATCCCGAATA TGATTATTTATTCAAGCTGCTCTTGATTGGTGACTCTGGTGTTGGAAAGTCTTGCCTTCTCCTCAGATTTGCA gatgACACATACACAGAAAGCTACATTAGCACTATTGGTGTGGACTTTAAAATAAGAACTATAGAATTAGATGGAAAGACCATCAAACTTCAAATC tGGGATACAGCAGGGCAGGAGAGGTTTCGCACAATCACATCCAGCTACTACAGAGGCGCACATGGCATTATAGTAGTCTATGATGTTACAGATCAG GAGTCCTTCAATAATGTTAAACAGTGGCTACAGGAGATTGATCGCTATGCCAgtgaaaatgttaacaaattatTGGTTGGCAACAAGTGTGacttaacaacaaaaaaagtggTGGACTACACGACAGCAAAG GAATTTGCTGATTCCCTTGGAATTCCTTTCTTGGAAACTAGTGCTAAGAATGCCACCAATGTAGAGCAAGCCTTCATGACCATGGCTGCTGAAATCAAGAAGAGAATGGGTCCCGGAGCAACAACTGGAGGTGCTGAGAAGTCCAACGTGAAGATCCAGAGCACTCCAGTGAAACCTGCATCTGGAGGCTGCTGCTGA
- the zgc:153169 gene encoding N(4)-(beta-N-acetylglucosaminyl)-L-asparaginase isoform X2, protein MAAVGTWSFSRPAVERMMSMLLAGQNATDVVETAMSEVEDDVDTGRHIVGRGGYPNFKGVVECDAAIMEGLPGRFGAVAALRGIAQPCRVARKVMDRSPHSLLVGEGAESFAQELGFIPEPNENMLSDHTSTAYQEFLEKNKSVVSGHDTLGLIALDLGGNITVGASTSGAPFKSPGRVGDSPLPGCGLYADHTVGAAAATGDGDKIMCYCPSFHVVQLMRQGSSPNEACQAVLADIQRRISGDTCFEVGLIALNIKGEVGAASSVEFPYTFWKQGMGSVEKLVLNQASSDTSKNDLFTH, encoded by the exons ATGGCAGCTGTGGGGACATGGTCTTTCTCTCGACCTGCTGTAGAGAGAATGATGTCCATGCTTCTGGCTGGACAAAATGCAACAGATGTTGTGGAAACAGCAATGTCAG AGGTTGAAGATGATGTAGACACAGGACGACACATTGTTGGCAGAGGAGGATATCCAAATTTCAAGGGAGTGGTTGAATGTGATGCTGCAATTATGGAAGGGCTACCAGGAAGATTTGGGGCAGTGGCTGCATTGCGAGg TATTGCACAGCCATGTCGTGTAGCACGCAAAGTGATGGATAGGAGTCCTCACAGCTTGCTTGTTGGAGAAGGAGCAGAATCCTTTGCTCAGGAACTTGGCTTTATACCTGAGCCCAATGAAAACATGCTCTCTGACCATACATCTACTGCATATCAG GAATTTCTTGAAAAGAATAAAAGTGTTGTAAGTGGGCATGACACATTAG GCCTTATAGCTCTTGATCTAGGTGGTAACATAACAGTGG GAGCTTCCACATCAGGAGCACCCTTCAAATCACCAGGCCGTGTGGGAGATTCTCCTCTTCCAGGCTGTGGTCTATATGCTGACCATACA gTAGGTGCAGCTGCAG ctACTGGTGATGGAGACAAAATCATGTGCTACTGCCCAAGCTTTCATGTTGTGCAGCTGATGAGACAA GGGTCATCTCCCAATGAAGCCTGTCAAGCTGTCCTTGCTGACATACAGAGAAGAATCAGTGGAGATACATGCTTTGAAGTTGGGCTTATTGCTTTGaatataaaa GGAGAGGTTGGAGCTGCGTCCTCAGTGGAATTTCCATACACATTCTGGAAGCAAGGGATGGGTTCAGTGGAGAAGCTAGTCCTTAACCAGGCTTCCTCTGATACATCTAAAAATGATCTTTTTACTCATTAA
- the zgc:153169 gene encoding N(4)-(Beta-N-acetylglucosaminyl)-L-asparaginase isoform X1, with translation MAAVGTWSFSRPAVERMMSMLLAGQNATDVVETAMSEVEDDVDTGRHIVGRGGYPNFKGVVECDAAIMEGLPGRFGAVAALRGIAQPCRVARKVMDRSPHSLLVGEGAESFAQELGFIPEPNENMLSDHTSTAYQVQSDNTFESCCIFKKFPNTRKNIIYNFYGQILLKTLFCVFLYIFPKEFLEKNKSVVSGHDTLGLIALDLGGNITVGASTSGAPFKSPGRVGDSPLPGCGLYADHTVGAAAATGDGDKIMCYCPSFHVVQLMRQGSSPNEACQAVLADIQRRISGDTCFEVGLIALNIKGEVGAASSVEFPYTFWKQGMGSVEKLVLNQASSDTSKNDLFTH, from the exons ATGGCAGCTGTGGGGACATGGTCTTTCTCTCGACCTGCTGTAGAGAGAATGATGTCCATGCTTCTGGCTGGACAAAATGCAACAGATGTTGTGGAAACAGCAATGTCAG AGGTTGAAGATGATGTAGACACAGGACGACACATTGTTGGCAGAGGAGGATATCCAAATTTCAAGGGAGTGGTTGAATGTGATGCTGCAATTATGGAAGGGCTACCAGGAAGATTTGGGGCAGTGGCTGCATTGCGAGg TATTGCACAGCCATGTCGTGTAGCACGCAAAGTGATGGATAGGAGTCCTCACAGCTTGCTTGTTGGAGAAGGAGCAGAATCCTTTGCTCAGGAACTTGGCTTTATACCTGAGCCCAATGAAAACATGCTCTCTGACCATACATCTACTGCATATCAGGTACAGTCTGATAACACTTTTGAAAGCTGTTGCATATTCAAAAAATTTCCAAACACTAGAAAGAAcataatatacaatttttatggacaaattcttttaaaaacattgttctgtgtttttttatatatattcccAAAGGAATTTCTTGAAAAGAATAAAAGTGTTGTAAGTGGGCATGACACATTAG GCCTTATAGCTCTTGATCTAGGTGGTAACATAACAGTGG GAGCTTCCACATCAGGAGCACCCTTCAAATCACCAGGCCGTGTGGGAGATTCTCCTCTTCCAGGCTGTGGTCTATATGCTGACCATACA gTAGGTGCAGCTGCAG ctACTGGTGATGGAGACAAAATCATGTGCTACTGCCCAAGCTTTCATGTTGTGCAGCTGATGAGACAA GGGTCATCTCCCAATGAAGCCTGTCAAGCTGTCCTTGCTGACATACAGAGAAGAATCAGTGGAGATACATGCTTTGAAGTTGGGCTTATTGCTTTGaatataaaa GGAGAGGTTGGAGCTGCGTCCTCAGTGGAATTTCCATACACATTCTGGAAGCAAGGGATGGGTTCAGTGGAGAAGCTAGTCCTTAACCAGGCTTCCTCTGATACATCTAAAAATGATCTTTTTACTCATTAA